The genomic region ATCGAGCGACAGCGAGTGGCCCTCGAAGTCGATGTCCATGCCGTCAAAGCCATACTTCTCGATGATGGCGCCCATCGAGTTCACGAAGTTCGTACGGGCCGTGGCCGTCTCCAGCCGGACCTGCCCGTTGGCGCCGCCGATGGAGATGATGACCTTCTTGCCCTGGCTCTGCAGGTAGGCCACGTCCGCCTTGAAGTCCGCCTCGCTGGAGTTGTACGGCGTGAAGCCAATCGTCCCGCCGGTGGCGCCACTGGTGGGCTCGGCGAAGGAGACGTTGATGACATCCCACTTGGGCGACACGTTGCGCAGGCGGATGAAGCCCGAGCCGTTGTCGAAGTTGTGCCAGTAGCCCACGAGGATCTTGCTCGGCACCTCGCCCACGGGGGCGGTCTGGGTCTTGACGCTCAGCGCGGCGCTCGCGGCGGAGCGGTTGCCGGCCGCATCCCGGGCCTTCACCGTGAAGGAGTACGACGTGTTGGCCGACAGCCCGGACACCGTCACGCTCGTGGCCCCCGTGGTGGTGGCCGCCGCGGTGCTCCCGCCGTTGGTGAACACCTCGTAGCCCGTCACCCCCTGGTTGTCCGAGGAGGCATTCCACGCCAGCGACACACTGGTGCTGGTGGTGCCCGTCGAGCGCAGGCTCGCGGGAGCCGTCGGCGCCTGGGTGTCCGTGCTGGGCGGATTCGTCGTCACGCTGAAGGCGGAGCTGGCCGCGGAGCGGTTGCCGGCCGCATCCCGGGCCTTCACCGTGAAGGTATACGTCATGTTGGCCGTGAGCCCGGACACCGTCACGCTCGTGGCGCCCGGGGTGGTGGCCACCGCGCTGGCCCCGCCGTTGGCGAACACCTCGTAGCCCGTCACCCCCACGTTGTCCGTGGAGCCATTCCAGGTGAGGGAGACGCTGTTGGCCGTCTTGCTGGGGGCCGTCAGGCCGGTGGGGGCGGTGGGCGCCTGCACATCCACGGAGCCCGTCTTCTCCAGCCACAGGGCCGGCACGTTGGGCGGCTCCCAGCCGGGCAGGGATTGGTGGGGCTGGCGGCAGTCATACCCCTTGCCGCCGTACGTCACGCTGTCGCCCACCACGTAGTTCACATACGCCGCCCAGGCCCCGCGGTCCGCCGCCAACGCCTGCCACGGCAGGAGGCTCAGCAGCAGCGCCACGAGCACTCCGCCTGCGAAACACTTCTCACCGGGCCTCTGGGTTCCACCGTGCTGACGCATCAAGACTCCCCTCGGGAAAGCCTTGTTAGATGGAAGAACCCAATTTTTCGGGTCAACCCGGTAGACCGGAAGGTGCGCCCCTCACCCGAGAGAACCGCTGTCGGGCTGTGTACGCCTTGGCACACCTCTAAAAGGACCGAAGGCCCAGGCCGAGGTTGAGCTGCTGGTCCACGTCGTGCCCCGCGAAGGTCCTGTGCCAATGCAGCTCGAGGGCAAGCGCGGTGCCGTGGGCCACCCTCACGTCCAGGCCTGCTCCCAGGGAATAGGACCCGGTCTTCAGGGAGTGGCCCGCGACGCCCACCATGAGGGAGGGCGTGAGGAGAGAGGGCCGGGGCGCGGCACGCACCAGCGCTCCGAGCGAAACGACGAATCGCTCCGGCACCCGCTCCTCGGACCCGAACAAGCGGTGAAGGGTCACCTCCGGGCCCACGGCGAGGTAAGGACCGATCCGCGCGAGCCCATTCAGGCGGGCGCCCATGCCGAAGACCTCCGAGCGCTCCGGGTGGTAGTCCGAGGAGCCGAACAGCAAGGCATTGGACCAGAAGAAGCCGAACTGCCCGGACGTTGGCCAGGACTGCCTCCCGGCGGAGCGCGCCCAGACCTCCTGCGATGCCCGCTCCGGAGCAAGGGCGAGCGGTCCATCCAAGGTCCGCTCATACACCCGGTCCCAGCTGAAGATGAGGCTCCCGAAGAACGCCCCGAGCCCCCCCCCCACGGCCCCTCCGCCCAGGGCGCTCAGAACGCTCGCTGGGGCGCACGAGTTCACGGTGGAGTATTCCCCGAACAGGCAGAAGAACATGCCCAGGAAGGCACCCGCGAGGCCACCGGCTGTAGCCCCAATCGCCGCGCCGGTTCCCGTATGGCGCCCCCGGACGAAGAGCTCCTGGACCCCGGACAGCGGGAGTGGCTCCTGGAGCAAGCGGGACGCCCCCACATCGAGCGTGAGGGCCTCCGTCCCGATCTCCAGCAGCCGCCCGTCCACGGTGCCGCCCTCGGTGCGCACCCGCACCGGGTCCCCCAACGCGCGCTCCACGCGGCGGGCGGACGGGGAGGAAGGACCCGCCGCCGCAGGTGCTTCCGCATGAACCTTGAAACCGAGGCAGAGGCAGAGCAGCACAGAGAGGATGCGCACGGGGAGGAAAGCCTCAGGGTTGGCAGTTGACGACATTCACCGTGAGGGTGACTTCCTTGGGGTGGTAGGCGCTGTCCACCGCGAGGTAACTCACATAGTACGTGCCTGCCGTGGAAGCATCGGGGCCCGGCCCAAAGTCATCGGGATCCGAGCTGCCCGGAACCGAGTCCCCATCGTCATCGCCCGTGTTGAACTGGCTCACGGCAAGGCTGTTGCCACAGGCATCCACCGCGGTGACATTCGGGGCGATCCATGGGTCCACACCGCACTGCAGCGTGATGACGCTGATGCTGAGGGTGGGCGGAGGGCTGCTCCCAGTCACCGTGCAGGGATCCCCGGAGATTCATGGTGTGGCCCTCCACGCGGTAGGTGTTTCGGAGAGCAGAACGGCCGGCTTCGAAAATCTTCCCCGCCCCCGGGGCCACGGGGCACTCCCGCCAAGGGGCCAACATTACCAAACCGTATAGTCCCCGAAAAAGCCCAGCAATCCCCGGTGTGCATGATGAAAGCTGTCCCGGCATGGCGCCCGGACGCTTCATTGGAGAGATCCATGTTTCGACGGAAGAATGCTTTCGCCACGGCGGCGATCCTGGCGGGAATGGCGGCGGGGACCGCGCTGGCCTCGGATGCGGACG from Stigmatella erecta harbors:
- a CDS encoding fibronectin type III domain-containing protein; its protein translation is MRQHGGTQRPGEKCFAGGVLVALLLSLLPWQALAADRGAWAAYVNYVVGDSVTYGGKGYDCRQPHQSLPGWEPPNVPALWLEKTGSVDVQAPTAPTGLTAPSKTANSVSLTWNGSTDNVGVTGYEVFANGGASAVATTPGATSVTVSGLTANMTYTFTVKARDAAGNRSAASSAFSVTTNPPSTDTQAPTAPASLRSTGTTSTSVSLAWNASSDNQGVTGYEVFTNGGSTAAATTTGATSVTVSGLSANTSYSFTVKARDAAGNRSAASAALSVKTQTAPVGEVPSKILVGYWHNFDNGSGFIRLRNVSPKWDVINVSFAEPTSGATGGTIGFTPYNSSEADFKADVAYLQSQGKKVIISIGGANGQVRLETATARTNFVNSMGAIIEKYGFDGMDIDFEGHSLSLDAGDADFKNPRTPVVTNLISAIRALRDRFGAKFLLTMAPETFFVQLGYAFYGGSCISCDNRAGAYLPVIYAVRDILSWLQVQDYNSGPIIGLDDQYHTMGNADFHVAMTDMLLAGFPVGKNPNNVFPALRPDQVAIGLPANNNAGGGYTAPAEVQKAVNALVKGIPVGSYTLRSNVANNKGFRGLMSWSVNWDAFANYEFTNSHRPYLDSLK